A single window of Canis lupus familiaris isolate Mischka breed German Shepherd chromosome 7, alternate assembly UU_Cfam_GSD_1.0, whole genome shotgun sequence DNA harbors:
- the BATF3 gene encoding basic leucine zipper transcriptional factor ATF-like 3: MSQVLPAAGSVLQRSVAAPGSQPQPQPQPQSPEDDDRKVRRREKNRVAAQRSRKKQTQKADKLHEEYECLEQENTVLRREIGKLTEELKHLSEALKEHEKTCPLLLCPMNFMPVPRPDPVAGCLPR, from the exons ATGTCGCAAGTGCTCCCGGCGGCCGGCAGCGTCCTGCAGAGGAGCGTCGCGGCGCCCGGGAgccagccgcagccgcagccgcagccgcag AGTCCCGAGGATGATGATCGGAAGGTCcgaaggagagaaaaaaacagagttgCTGCTCAGAGAAGTCGGAAGAAGCAGACCCAGAAGGCTGACAAACTCCACGAG GAGTATGAGTGCCTGGAGCAAGAGAACACCGTGCTGCGGAGAGAGATTGGGAAGCTGACGGAGGAGCTGAAGCACCTGAGCGAGGCGCTGAAGGAGCACGAGAAGACGTGCCCACTGCTGCTGTGCCCCATGAACTTTATGCCGGTGCCACGGCCGGACCCTGTGGCCGGCTGCCTGCCCCGGTGA